Within Ovis aries strain OAR_USU_Benz2616 breed Rambouillet chromosome 3, ARS-UI_Ramb_v3.0, whole genome shotgun sequence, the genomic segment TCTGAAATGCAACCAGCTGTTTATAATTTATCACACACAAAACTGGAATATGAccattttatagtttatttttttctgattattctttttgtatttgtatAATTAAAAAGCAAGAATGATTCTAAATTTCAAATAGATCTCTAATAGATTTAGCTTATCATtacttttgtttgttcttttactCATATTTTCAAAATGCTGTTCTTGAAAAGCTTGATGGCTCATaattttattaaagagaaaataagcatttttattctataattacaaaacattttcaattttaaatttataaacatgGATTAGAATAAGCAATCCAGAGAATGTTTTCAGTACATCATCTATTTCCTTCTAGTCACCtctgcacacacatacaacaccTGCCTTCAGTATCTGTTTACTTATAAACTGTAGTAAGTAAATTTGGTATACCAATATTATGAAATATGAAAGAATACTGCCAattttttcttcaggaaaatgGGAGAGCAGCATGGTCTTTTTACAAAATAGGGCGTAATGAAGTCCTTCCTGGACTCCCGTGAATGAAGATACATTATTCCCTTTTTGTCTATCTGAATTCTCAATGattttaatgaaagaataaaaacagactaCTGAAATGCTGTATGTAGACTTCTTTGCATATTTTTACAAATAGGATGACTTACTACAGACAgtgaaataagaaaagcaaaaggtgACAACAGGATGACTCACTACTCTACTGCATCACCTGCCTTCTAAACAACTCCACTGTTCAGTTTCCACGTTAGTCTTTCTAAAAATGCACTTAGGAAGAATGGAGGATTaatgatgaaaacaaaatcactaaAATCCCATGAAGTATCTTAGATTTACAAACAGGGCCAGTGAACTCAAAAGATAATGTAACATAAaatgagttttacttttttttaaaaatgtattttctctttgtcctttGAAAGATCTcttaagaaaaggaataaaaattgtTACTAATCCATACAAATTGCTAGAACAACCCCAAAAATACACTCAAAAACTGAGACTggatctaaaacaaaacaaatcaacaaatatAACAcagtagaaacagactcacagatacagagaacaatcttgtggttgccaaaggggaagatGGGTGGGGGGATGGGTAAAATAGGTGAAAGGGATTTAGATATACAATAAGTCAAAAGGACTTAATGTACAGCACAGAAAGTACAGCTAATATTATAGTAACTTTGTATGCTGTGTAATGTATAAAGATATCAAATCACTATACCATACACCTGAAACCACATAATATTTAAAGTCAACTatgtgtaaaaataaacaaaaaaacacctataATCTGGGAGTGATGTTAAAAAAAGTTAGAGGTGCCCAATGTTAATTAAGCTCAATCAGAACTTACTTGATAGGAAAATCAACTAAAGTATCCAACTTGTCTCTCATGTATCGACTATAAGAAAATCGCTTGAGATGCACCACAAGTACTGGAGGCAGAGACCATAAATCCAATTTCTTTGTGGCTTGCTGATGTTCTTTACAATTGGGACAATACCTAAAtatagagaaatatttaaagCTTATTAGAGATATCGTCAGAGGTAATATCAGGAAATGCCTAATATGTAACAGACTGACAGGAACTTGTTATTTTTAATCAATACATTTTTCAAATAGAGTTAACGATTGAAAATGAGTATGTAAATAAGTATTCAAAGAAGTAACGAGGGCTagattatttacattttagtaaGCTAAAAAAACATGGATGTAGCAAAACTGTGCTGAAATAAAGGTATTAGAAAAATCTTGAGACTTTCTGGACTCAAATTAGTAACAACACAGAACATATTGTGATTTTCCTAAAAAAGCTTCTGTTGGAATACCTCCACAGCTAAAAGTTCCTGGAAAAATGTAACTAAAATGAATTATTCATAGTAAAATGGCTATTATGGAAAATATACTAAAACAAGATTAAAACTTAACATTATAAcacttttaaagacattttcattCTTAATATGTTGTAAGCATATAAACAAATGCTTGTTTAAAATATCAAAGGGAATTTAACTATTACTTTTTCAATTTGATGTAGCACATACCTCAGTATAtatccttaaaaaataattagaaacaattatttaattttgtCTCTTACCAAGGATCTTCAGCACCTAgcttttcttttgttgtaaaAAGCTCAAtgcaatcttttaatttcacaaagGGTTTTTTAGGAGGTTTGTATTCCACACTTTCATGTTTTTCAAAATCCTAAAGAGAAGTATTTCTTGagttaagaaaacaaatgaaacaaaactcaTTTTAGTGATATCATATTACTATGAATAGTCATGAAAAACTCCTAAATGTTCTCAAATAAATCAAAAGCTTATTTCAGCTGAGATTTACAGTATTTCTAACATTTTCTGTATACATACCTATATGGACAATCAGAAAGTTTAAATAGCAGGTTCAAAGAAGATGAACCTTTTCTCTTTTAAgatataactattttttaaaattgcaaaataaacatatttgGTAGAAGAAAAAAAGTGTAACCAAACAGAGTTATCAatatggaagagagaaagaaggaatgagCAATGACTTACCTCAGCAGCATTTTcatcaaaatatctttttttcaaaTCAGGATCCCAATCCAAAGCAAGGAAAGACCTTTCTAAGgtggaaaacatattttttttctttaagatttaatatgctgtattgagttaatatattttaagatataaaataatacattttaagataTACAGCAGAAGAGAGAGATTGCTGTACAAGGTGATCAGGGTAATTTGCTGTTTACaagccattaaaatattttacaaaacttAAGCGTAAGTCCAATCTTTATTTAATACACACTGATATGTTTTAGTATACTTAGAAATGAaggtttttcatttaaatatgtaGATAGATAAGTAAATGTTACTTCTCAGGACAGTGTTGAATTTCAAGGtttcacctcaaaaaaaaaaaaaccccaccccaACACATTTCGGTCAAGTTTAGTGTTTAAGTCATTTTCCACAAATACTTACCATCTAACCTAAGCTGCCTATCATCAAATCTTATATGCCTGGTATCATCTTTGATGTAGTTGATATCAGTATTGCCTAAGTTGTTGAACTGGAATGTAAACAATCGCTTTTTGTGTCCCGTGAGTTGACCtctgcaagtctcttcagtacATAATCCATTTTCAGAATCGTTATCTCCTCCAACTGAATCTTCAGACTGACTGTTCTCATTCTCGGAGGGCAGTTCTTGATCCTGACTGGATTCATCATCTGGCTCATCTGTTTCCATTTCACCTAGTATTAGATATTAGAAATCTTTATACAAACCCAATGCTACATTATTAATACTTATTGATATGAACATTTTTCCCCCCAGGCTTGCAGATATTGTTAAGTTCCTTAATCCTCATCCTCTTAATTTCCCTCTGCAACAATAACCCAAGagaaaattttacaatttaataCATAAATCTTACTTGGTGACCCTTCTTCATGGATGCCATTTGGGCCATTCCCATTAATATTTTGGTCCTTACAGCAGTGTAGGGATCCTTCAGTGTCTTCGGTGTCAGTAGATATTTTGACGTATCGGctgaaataaaatcagaaatcaaaCAGGTTCAGTTCTACTAAGGTAAAAACTTAGAAAAGTTTTCCattctttcaataaaataaaactttaaattattttataaagatcCTCAAGTAGATAGTACCGCTAAGATCACTTACGAGATTGTAATGTGATCTTTACGTATGGGTTATGGGACTATAACCATTAAAACAGGTATGTAAGTAAGAATACTAAATATGTCAGTTATAACAGATAAAAGAAAGGGAGTAAATGGCATTCTTGATTACTCTAATTCAAACCAAGGTTCAACTGAAAAAGATGTTGCCTTACAAAAGAAAGAACCATAAAagcttatctttttaaataaaactatttattaTTATGAGTTCTTGTTATCAGTTTGAGCACTGTGTATAAAGAAATGAAGCCTAAGACATTTGTTATGATTTCAAAGTGCATACATGATAAACTATTTTCTTCCAACTATAAACTTTTAGTGTAAAACAACTATGAGAATTTATGCTTCCTGTATTTGAAATTATCTCAGTGAAGTGTTTCACATGATCAAGAAACTGGATTAGCCTATAATTTGATTTCTCACACTGCTACCTGTCTAAACAAAGATAATATAGATAACTAATTATATTCTGATAGTACCTTGCATGTTTGCTTTTATTAgctattcaatattttattaggTTAATGTAGAACTGTTTGGGACTTACCACATTCTCACAAGCAAAAGATTATAGAGTTTATCTTCAGTATTGTTCCGTGGAACAGCCATAAGAAAAGGCTGCCCAAAAAGTGAAGAACCAGTATGGTGGGTGTAACTTGAGTGTCTAAATTTTTCTCTCAGGCAAACAGGAATAATCACATGCTCTGTATCTTCTGTCCTATTTATGTTAATCTCAAACCTGCAAGGATGAAACTGACTGTAAACTTTGGAAATTTTATGAtatttcctttcaattttttctcaagaaatatttgtgcaATGAATTTCATACTTACACATAAATATCATCACGTTCCATAATACTACTAAGATTTTCATCCATTGCAAATATTCTGTGAAATCTATGATTGTATATATCAGTAACTATCatctaaaaggaaataaatttctattaagCAGGGTTTACAACAGTGAAAAACTAAACTCCAACTTACATACTTTAAACCCAGAAACATCCTACCTTATCTGCAGGTACTCCTGACAAAAGAGACAATGCTGTACAAAGATCAAGTATGTTTCCAATTTTAGGGACAACCACTttatactaaaaaacaaaaaagaaaattgcaatgACTTTATTACTTTGGAAAAAATACTCACTAGTTAAGACTAACCTGGTTGCTTCCTTACATTTACTCGGCATTTGGCTCACAGTGTCTGTTTCCAATCTTGCCATTGTCCTGGGTGACAAAGTCCATGTGAACAGTTTATCTTAGCCTTATTATTCCTTCACTGCTCAATTCAAAGGCCTACACTTGCATTTAACCATGGTTCACGTCTCAGaacttgccatctccttttccaccTCTGACATCTTAAACTCTTAGTTGTCTAAACACTATTTACTTTTCCTGGAAACCCATTCTTTCCTATTCTTGGCTTGCATTGAGATATCTAGTCCTTTTAACTCTCAGTTTTTTCCATTGGCTCCTTAATATTTCCATGCCCTTCCATCCCCATGATTCATCCCTTCAACCATTCTACTGCAAAAACTTTAACTACTTTATTATTCAGCTATTCAGTTTTATTCTTGCTATACTTTCTTAGAGTTGTTTAGATATGCTGGAGTAAATTGCCCAACTTTATAGACTGGTGTACTACAAACTCAGTGTCCAATCTCAATGGATCCTTCAAAACTAGCCAGAAattcttctgtgtctcctttatTTGCTTATTCTCATATTTCTCTCAATAACTATTTAAAATTGTCATCATTTCTTAGGCTTCCTATTTCACCACTACTCCTCTCACTAGCCGTGGAATATCTATTTGAGTGAGAAAACAGCCTAGGTGATAGGAAAATCTCCAACTTACTGTTTCCCCtgtagagtgaaagtgaagtcactcagttgtgtccgactctttgcaaccccgtggactgtagcccaccaggctcctctgtccatgggattctccaggcaagaatactggagcgggttgccatttccttctccaggggatcttcccaacccagggatcgaacccaggtctcccacattgcaggcggacgctttaacctctgagccaccaggaagccctgtcAACGTGAGTCTAAaatgtccttttctctcttttgataCAAGGAAAGGGAATCAGGTGGTACTCTTCTCATTCTAAAAGTGGCTTAAAAAGATGGAAAcgattaaaaaaaatgctttgcagtttaaaacaaacaaaaagactaaTCCTGTCATCTGTATATTCTCTTCTGACTCCTCTAGAACATAAACTCGGCAATtatcctttatttcattttatcttggtggctcagacagtaaagaatccatctgaaatgcagaagatccaggttctatccctgggatgcgaagatctcttggagaaggaaatggctacccacaccagtattcttgcctggagaattccatggacagaggagcctagtgggctacagtctgtggggctgtgaagagttggacacaagtgagcaactaacactttcactttactttttaactcttataaaatcagaaatgtcTCAAAAAACAAATTGATCTctcactgctttttaataattctccattaattttctccctttctcttctgctttatAAATAGCCTTGTTAAAAATAATGTCTACACTCTTGTAACTTATCTCCCATTCACTTATTAATCCACTCCTGGCTCTTGTCCTCACCTCTTCAAGGCTACCATTTAACTAAGTCTTTAtcagtctttattttattatctctCTGTAGCAAGACTGCTGACCACTGCCTCCTTCAAAATCTTCCTTTCCCTGTACACAACTACATCTTGTTCTTTTCTAATGCCTTGGTCAAATCTTCTTGAGGAAAGAACTAACCCTCTAGTGTAATCCTTCAGGCTTTTATCTTTAGCCTTCTTGATTCTATATGCTCTCCTTAGATTAGGTGACAATATATCCCAGTTTGCTTTGGCCAGTCCTGGGTTAACCTGATGTCCTGGTATAATTATTAATACAgcccttttcatttttcaaattgttCTGGTTTAGACGATCAACTAAGTGATCTCATCCTTCTAATACATTTCCT encodes:
- the USP15 gene encoding ubiquitin carboxyl-terminal hydrolase 15 isoform X7; translated protein: MRGEIAKSYAELIKQMWSGKFSYVTPRAFKTQVGRFAPQFSGYQQQDCQELLAFLLDGLHEDLNRIRKKPYIQLKDADGRPDKVVAEEAWENHLKRNDSIIVDIFHGLFKSTLVCPECAKISVTFDPFCYLTLPLPMKKERTLEVYLVRMDPLTKPMQYKVVVPKIGNILDLCTALSLLSGVPADKMIVTDIYNHRFHRIFAMDENLSSIMERDDIYVFEININRTEDTEHVIIPVCLREKFRHSSYTHHTGSSLFGQPFLMAVPRNNTEDKLYNLLLVRMCRYVKISTDTEDTEGSLHCCKDQNINGNGPNGIHEEGSPSEMETDEPDDESSQDQELPSENENSQSEDSVGGDNDSENGLCTEETCRGQLTGHKKRLFTFQFNNLGNTDINYIKDDTRHIRFDDRQLRLDERSFLALDWDPDLKKRYFDENAAEDFEKHESVEYKPPKKPFVKLKDCIELFTTKEKLGAEDPWYCPNCKEHQQATKKLDLWSLPPVLVVHLKRFSYSRYMRDKLDTLVDFPINDLDMSEFLINPNAGPCRYNLIAVSNHYGGMGGGHYTAFAKNKDDGKWYYFDDSSVSTASEDQIVSKAAYVLFYQRQDTFSGTGFFPLDRETKGASAATGIPLESDEDSNDNDNDIENENCMHTN
- the USP15 gene encoding ubiquitin carboxyl-terminal hydrolase 15 isoform X4, whose amino-acid sequence is MNSAFQCLSNTPPLTEYFLNDKYQDELNFDNPLGMRGEIAKSYAELIKQMWSGKFSYVTPRAFKTQVGRFAPQFSGYQQQDCQELLAFLLDGLHEDLNRIRKKPYIQLKDADGRPDKVVAEEAWENHLKRNDSIIVDIFHGLFKSTLVCPECAKISVTFDPFCYLTLPLPMKKERTLEVYLVRMDPLTKPMQYKVVVPKIGNILDLCTALSLLSGVPADKMIVTDIYNHRFHRIFAMDENLSSIMERDDIYVFEININRTEDTEHVIIPVCLREKFRHSSYTHHTGSSLFGQPFLMAVPRNNTEDKLYNLLLVRMCRYVKISTDTEDTEGSLHCCKDQNINGNGPNGIHEEGSPSEMETDEPDDESSQDQELPSENENSQSEDSVGGDNDSENGLCTEETCRGQLTGHKKRLFTFQFNNLGNTDINYIKDDTRHIRFDDRQLRLDERSFLALDWDPDLKKRYFDENAAEDFEKHESVEYKPPKKPFVKLKDCIELFTTKEKLGAEDPWYCPNCKEHQQATKKLDLWSLPPVLVVHLKRFSYSRYMRDKLDTLVDFPINDLDMSEFLINPNAGPCRYNLIAVSNHYGGMGGGHYTAFAKNKDDGKWYYFDDSSVSTASEDQIVSKAAYVLFYQRQDTFSGTGFFPLDRETKGASAATGIPLESDEDSNDNDNDIENENCMHTN